The following proteins are co-located in the Nocardia bhagyanarayanae genome:
- a CDS encoding Rv1733c family protein has product MTEERPVGSAGIVRRTCRRMGLDRNPMRRREDRLQSGVGMLLTLLFLVVVPLVAIGIGGRVYETESRVVESRIAELRRVDATVVEVGKAPLYAPITPARVSWVDDAGVTRVEDYRSSTLVKPGAAVSIWLDRDGRVVEPPSETRALSRAVLLSSAVAGAVLVCFVTGYCLLRASLDRRRARLWETEWATAGLTWGGRGAV; this is encoded by the coding sequence ATGACCGAGGAACGTCCGGTCGGGTCGGCGGGCATCGTGCGCCGGACCTGCCGACGGATGGGCCTGGACCGAAATCCGATGCGGCGCAGAGAGGATCGGCTGCAATCCGGGGTCGGCATGTTGCTGACCCTGCTGTTCCTCGTCGTCGTCCCACTGGTGGCGATCGGGATCGGCGGCCGGGTCTACGAGACGGAATCCCGGGTGGTCGAGAGTCGTATCGCCGAACTGCGTCGCGTGGACGCCACCGTGGTCGAGGTCGGCAAGGCGCCGCTGTACGCGCCGATCACGCCCGCGCGGGTGTCCTGGGTCGACGACGCGGGCGTCACCCGTGTCGAGGACTATCGCTCCAGCACCTTGGTGAAACCTGGTGCCGCCGTGAGCATCTGGCTAGATCGGGACGGCCGGGTGGTGGAGCCGCCGTCGGAGACCCGAGCGCTGAGCCGTGCTGTGCTGCTGTCGAGCGCGGTGGCGGGCGCGGTGCTCGTGTGCTTCGTGACCGGCTACTGCCTGCTGCGCGCGAGCCTGGACCGCAGGCGTGCGCGGCTGTGGGAAACCGAATGGGCGACAGCGGGTCTCACCTGGGGCGGCCGCGGCGCGGTCTGA
- a CDS encoding TetR/AcrR family transcriptional regulator, whose translation MGTDDAVDLDGRRLRTRRSREALSRAAFDLLTERGLAAVGVEDIAERAGVTRRTFSRHFPSIEAAILGDIDQDMHLLNEALARRPADEPPLRAYRNAVHDWLTAEYTGERAGLLARRWALFQRFDDEPALLAGYQRIRNEGQRESVRILAARLGVDPARDLRPATVVAACSGLIVAALQTWAAGADPDGLPDLIEGFFDTLAGVANDIECTIEYEESAS comes from the coding sequence ATGGGCACCGACGACGCCGTCGACCTGGATGGCCGCAGACTGCGCACCCGCCGCAGCCGCGAGGCGCTGTCGCGCGCCGCGTTCGATCTGCTGACCGAGCGGGGTCTGGCCGCGGTGGGCGTGGAGGACATCGCGGAGCGAGCCGGCGTCACCCGGCGCACCTTCAGCCGCCACTTCCCGTCCATCGAGGCGGCGATCCTCGGCGACATCGACCAGGACATGCACCTGCTGAACGAGGCGCTGGCCCGTCGCCCGGCCGACGAGCCGCCGCTGCGGGCCTATCGCAACGCTGTGCACGACTGGCTGACCGCCGAGTACACCGGGGAGCGGGCCGGTCTGCTCGCCAGGCGCTGGGCGCTGTTCCAGCGCTTCGACGACGAACCGGCGCTGCTGGCCGGCTATCAACGCATCCGCAACGAGGGGCAACGCGAATCGGTGCGCATTCTGGCCGCGCGCCTCGGCGTGGACCCGGCGCGGGATCTGCGCCCGGCGACCGTCGTCGCGGCGTGTTCCGGGCTCATCGTCGCGGCCTTGCAGACCTGGGCGGCCGGGGCGGACCCGGACGGCCTGCCCGATCTCATCGAAGGCTTCTTCGACACCCTCGCCGGGGTGGCGAACGACATCGAGTGCACCATCGAGTACGAGGAGTCGGCGTCATGA
- a CDS encoding AMP-binding protein: MVTDVIDVTVEFPIPRQSVWDLLREPQTYPRVFPGIGACEPLESVGGHQMLRFRVGTAELGVRTQVIQLRIGRWYESLELVSPTLGSFASIRLRGTEERTRVSVTFFGPGRIHPAVAKLGNGAIIAWTERGLRRIADLVRGATTSVVVNGENSPVRRRAEVARQMMATGVVRAYRPDLGFKQLRRLSEWGFNLAGGYAAAAAFAPERTALIEARGARTFAEMHERTNAIAGAMSMLGLAAGDAIGLLARNHGGMVETMVAAGKLGVDVALLNTGLPARRIEEVVQRDKLTALFVDGEFDHLVQYLHADLPRYATDRTKPVPGRTTLDDLADMGHKDFRKPAHPGKLIVLTSGTSGTPKGARRPHAKGFSTIAALLSRIPLRMDETMLIPAPLFHTWGLAALQLSTALRSTVVLPEQFDAEDCLRLIAEHRVSTFIAVPIMVHRTLELPAHVRARYDTSSLRVVASCGAPLAASTVLDFMDAYGDVLYNVYGSTEVSWATIADPTDLREAPTTAGRPPLGTKVAVLGPDRKPLPVGATGHIYVSNHMLFDGYVNAAPPDEADGMLDTGDLGFLDATGKLFIAGRDDEMIISGGENVFPRPVEEALAYLPQVREVAVVGVPDREYGQRLAAFVVKREGAGLDSDMVRNYIRNRLSRFSVPRDVTFLNALPRGETGKILKRLLTGGQEDAAQHPIIGTIAPGSF; this comes from the coding sequence GTGGTTACCGACGTCATCGATGTGACCGTGGAATTCCCGATCCCCCGCCAGTCGGTGTGGGACCTGCTCCGCGAGCCGCAGACCTACCCCCGCGTCTTTCCCGGGATCGGCGCGTGCGAACCGCTGGAATCCGTTGGCGGACATCAGATGCTGCGCTTCCGCGTCGGCACCGCCGAGCTCGGGGTCCGCACCCAGGTCATCCAGCTGCGGATCGGCCGCTGGTACGAAAGCCTCGAGCTGGTCAGCCCGACGCTGGGCAGCTTCGCCTCGATCCGGCTGCGCGGCACCGAGGAACGCACCCGCGTCTCGGTCACGTTCTTCGGACCCGGCCGCATCCATCCGGCCGTCGCGAAGCTCGGTAACGGCGCGATCATCGCCTGGACCGAGCGCGGCCTGCGTCGCATCGCCGATCTGGTGCGCGGCGCGACCACCTCGGTCGTGGTCAACGGCGAGAACTCCCCGGTCCGCCGCCGCGCGGAGGTGGCGCGGCAGATGATGGCCACCGGCGTGGTGCGCGCCTACCGCCCCGACCTCGGCTTCAAACAGCTGCGCAGGCTCTCCGAGTGGGGATTCAATCTCGCGGGCGGTTACGCGGCGGCGGCCGCGTTCGCACCGGAGCGCACCGCCCTGATCGAGGCGCGCGGCGCGCGCACCTTCGCGGAGATGCACGAGCGCACCAACGCCATCGCGGGCGCCATGTCGATGCTCGGGCTCGCGGCGGGCGACGCCATCGGACTGCTCGCGCGCAACCACGGTGGAATGGTCGAGACCATGGTGGCGGCGGGCAAGCTCGGCGTCGACGTGGCGCTGCTGAACACCGGCCTACCGGCGCGGCGCATCGAAGAGGTGGTGCAGCGCGACAAGCTCACCGCGCTGTTCGTCGACGGCGAATTCGACCATCTCGTGCAATACCTGCACGCCGATCTTCCGCGCTACGCCACCGACCGGACCAAGCCGGTGCCGGGCCGGACCACCCTCGACGATCTCGCGGACATGGGGCACAAGGATTTCCGCAAGCCCGCGCATCCGGGCAAGCTGATCGTGCTCACCTCGGGCACCTCCGGCACCCCGAAGGGCGCGCGCCGTCCGCACGCCAAGGGGTTCAGCACCATCGCGGCGCTGCTGTCCCGCATTCCGCTGCGCATGGACGAGACCATGCTCATCCCCGCGCCGCTGTTCCACACCTGGGGCTTGGCCGCGCTGCAACTGAGCACCGCGCTGCGTTCCACGGTGGTGCTTCCCGAGCAGTTCGACGCCGAGGACTGCTTGCGCCTGATCGCCGAACACCGGGTGAGCACGTTCATCGCGGTGCCGATAATGGTGCACCGCACCCTGGAGCTGCCCGCGCACGTCCGGGCCCGCTACGACACCTCGAGCCTGCGGGTGGTGGCCAGCTGCGGCGCGCCGCTCGCCGCGAGCACCGTGCTCGACTTCATGGACGCCTACGGCGACGTCCTCTACAACGTCTACGGCTCCACCGAGGTGTCCTGGGCGACCATCGCCGACCCCACCGACCTGCGCGAGGCGCCGACCACCGCGGGCCGCCCGCCGCTCGGCACCAAGGTCGCGGTGCTCGGCCCGGACCGCAAGCCGCTGCCCGTCGGCGCGACGGGGCACATCTACGTGAGCAATCACATGCTCTTCGACGGCTACGTCAACGCCGCGCCGCCGGACGAGGCCGACGGCATGCTCGACACCGGCGATCTCGGCTTCCTGGACGCCACGGGCAAGCTGTTCATCGCGGGCCGGGACGACGAGATGATCATCTCCGGCGGCGAGAACGTCTTCCCGCGCCCGGTCGAGGAGGCGCTGGCCTATCTGCCGCAGGTCCGCGAGGTCGCGGTGGTCGGCGTCCCCGATCGGGAATACGGCCAGCGCCTCGCCGCCTTCGTGGTGAAACGCGAAGGAGCGGGCCTGGATTCGGATATGGTCCGCAACTACATCCGCAATCGGCTGAGCCGGTTCTCGGTGCCGCGCGACGTCACCTTCCTCAACGCGTTGCCCCGCGGCGAGACCGGCAAGATCCTCAAGCGCCTGCTCACCGGCGGCCAGGAAGACGCCGCCCAGCATCCGATCATCGGGACGATCGCCCCCGGCTCGTTCTGA